In Erigeron canadensis isolate Cc75 chromosome 6, C_canadensis_v1, whole genome shotgun sequence, the following are encoded in one genomic region:
- the LOC122603483 gene encoding DNA repair protein UVH3, with the protein MGVHGLWDLLSPVGRRVSVETLAGKRLAIDASIWMIQFMKAMRDERGEMVRNAHILGFFRRICKLLFLRTKPVFVFDGATPALKRRTVIARRRQRENAQTKIRKTAEKLLLNHLKAMRLKELADDLENQRKSNDGSNKGKRVVTDEASVKMDLPDTKGVDQEALDAMLAASIEAEENEGFVGEASTSGVRELEEDEDGDDDDEEMLLPALQGKVDPAVLASLPPSMQLDLLGQMRERLMAENRQKYQKVKKAPARFSELQIESYLKTVAFRREINEVQKVAAGRGVNGMQTSRIASESNREYIFSSSFTGNKQSLASSGLETNSNVQSQIPTKRPSTSSVNGETTNKSSSVIESVINNPKKAFHEDVETYRDEWGRIRVNKMKAMGIRMTRDLQRNLDLMKEIEQDKVEPSNKSDDQISQSKETAFPSKLPETSKDTNQESVPVSGITIELSLEAENELHFVDSDDDVFAQIVAIDPLVASSADNVSSVKQSTITLSDCEWEEGMPADNKEGSLVGQSTSDASEVEWEEGPSDNPELGSVHEVETVSRGDLLEEADFQEAIRRSIDDMTCQNDIDASFAPEAYKDDKNIDIEASFTPIISSESELPSKLSINVDETNINTANCSSTQLEAATLNGLNLMKVQMETSYQCHIEHEHNSIETANDDWNSQGETGLIDKVNPENGVGLSKELHDDSSIGDAETLISSNSIFCTAIHISNSSDVGVPVVALNDSHKHEVKAPVISNSLDTTFDDFQRNGTAVKESKSEFDSVQKVTEEKANDDLNKESEDRPNKFVLTDMSEEQVEITKASLEEELASLTKERSDLGDEQRRHERNAESVSGDMFAECQELLQMFGLPYIIAPMEAEAQCAFMELENLVDGVVTDDSDVLLFGARSVYKNIFDDRKYVETYFMKDIESELGLTREKLIRMAMLLGSDYTEGISGIGIVNAVEVLNAFPEVDGLHKFREWIESPDPSILGKVDAREGSSTRKRGSNSSVEETSLSVSRSDDDDAHKMKQIFMDKHRNVSKNWHIPSTFPSDVVISAYASPQVDKSTEPFSWGKPDLFVLRKLCSEKFGWGTQKADELLQPVLKEYNKHETQLRLEAFYTFNERFAKIRSKRISKAVRGIAGSKTTELVDDSEQDPSNGKKRKKVKTEQSKDDSTPTEKSEPSFQEGQRKNTKKGSSVRGRGRGRGQSSGKGRSKKKHTHEHSGSSSDDRNSSDYVQEVHAGHSHGVRKSKRVRKSLISMTIEDSEIDEPTTLEDHADAAGDEEDTLVSTAALDVDGSNDHEIPLSGSGTHVDEVQLGQNSCQNDVDGPEEELSREYLHMGGGFCLDEDEGDKEPGLSNCSSQAEGLKESAAHEVDAEASDSAYGAVDSAAAGLQRNNEQDDDGIRPVTYLSAMPNLRKKRKKV; encoded by the exons ATGGGTGTTCACGGTTTATGGGACCTCTTATCCCCCGTCGGCCGCCGAGTCTCCGTCGAAACTCTAGCCGGAAAACGCCTCGCAATCG ATGCGAGTATATGGATGATACAATTTATGAAAGCTATGCGTGACGAACGCGGTGAGATGGTAAGAAATGCTCACATATTAGGGTTTTTTCGTCGCATTTGTAAGCTACTGTTTTTACGAACCAAACCGGTATTCGTTTTCGATGGGGCAACGCCTGCGTTGAAACGTAGAACTGTCATTGCTCGTCGTAGGCAGCGCGAAAATGCGCAAACTAAGATTAGGAAAACTGCGGAGAAGTTACTTCTTAATCAT CTTAAGGCAATGAGGTTGAAAGAATTGGCTGATGATCTAGAGAATCAAAGAAAGAGTAATGATGGTAGTAATAAGGGGAAAAGGGTCGTTACTGATGAAGCTTCTGTGAAAATGGATTTACCGGATACGAAAGGCGTAGATCAAGAAGCTTTAGATGCAAT GTTGGCAGCGTCAATTGAGGCGGAGGAAAATGAGGGTTTTGTAGGTGAGGCATCAACTTCGGGTGTTCGGGAGCTTGAAGAAGATGAGGATGGAGACGACGATGATGAAGAGATGTTACTT CCAGCACTGCAAGGAAAAGTTGATCCAGCTGTTTTAGCTTCTTTACCACCATCTATGCAACTTGATCTTCTTGGGCAA ATGAGAGAAAGGTTGATGGCAGAAAACCGTCAAAAGTATCAGAAAGTGAAGAAG GCCCCTGCCAGATTTTCTGAATTGCAAATAGAGTCTTATCTTAAAACTGTTGCCTTCCGTAGGGAGATAAATGAAGTGCAGAAAGTAGCTGCTGGAAGGGGAGTTAATGGAATGCAGACTTCACGGATAGCATCTGAATCAAATAgagaatatatattttcatcttcttttacTGGAAATAAGCA ATCGCTTGCATCTTCTGGATTGGAGACAAATAGCAACGTGCAAAGTCAGATACCAACAAAGAGACCATCTACAAGTTCTGTTAATGGTGAGACAACCAATAAGTCTAGTAGTGTTATTGAGTCTGTCATAAACAATCCCAAAAAGGCATTTCATGAAGATGTTGAGACATACAGAGATGAGTGgggacgcatacgagtgaatAAGATGAAAGCTATGGGAATTCGCATGACTCGTGATTTGCAGAGGAATTTGGATCTAATGAAAGAGATTGAACAGGATAAGGTTGAACCGAGTAACAAGTCAGATGATCAAATAAGCCAATCTAAAGAAACTGCTTTTCCAAGTAAACTTCCAGAAACTTCTAAAGATACGAATCAGGAATCTGTGCCTGTTAGCGGAATTACAATAGAGTTGTCACTTGAGGCCGAAAATGAGCTGCATTTTGTAGACAGTGATGATGATGTATTTGCTCAGATTGTAGCTATAGACCCCTTAGTTGCCTCTTCAGCTGATAATGTGTCATCTGTGAAGCAGTCTACTATAACACTCTCGGATTGTGAATGGGAAGAGGGAATGCCTGCAGATAATAAAGAAGGATCTCTTGTTGGTCAGAGTACAAGTGATGCAAGTGAAGTCGAATGGGAGGAAGGACCTTCTGATAATCCCGAGTTGGGTTCTGTACATGAAGTTGAAACTGTTTCAAGAGGTGATTTACTGGAAGAAGCAGATTTTCAAGAAGCAATTAGACGAAGTATAGATGATATGACATGTCAGAATGATATTGATGCATCATTTGCACCTGAGGCATATAAAGATGACAAAAACATAGATATTGAGGCGTCATTTACCCCAATAATATCCTCAGAGAGTGAACTTCCAAGCAAATTATCTATCAATGTGGATGAAACCAATATAAACACGGCTAATTGTTCTAGTACTCAGTTGGAGGCGGCTACTTTAAATGGTTTAAACTTAATGAAAGTGCAAATGGAAACATCATATCAGTGCCATATAGAACACGAGCATAATTCAATTGAAACGGCAAATGATGATTGGAATTCTCAAGGAGAAACTGGACTTATAGATAAGGTGAACCCAGAAAATGGAGTTGGTTTGAGTAAGGAGTTGCATGACGATAGTTCTATAGGGGATGCTGAGACTCTCATCAGTTCTAACAGTATATTTTGTACTGCAATTCATATTTCTAATTCCTCTGATGTTGGCGTGCCTGTCGTCGCTCTTAATGATTCTCACAAACACGAGGTCAAAGCTCCAGTCATTTCTAATTCCCTTGACACCacttttgatgattttcaacGTAATGGAACTGCTGTTAAGGAATCAAAATCTGAATTTGATAGTGTGCAGAAGGTTACTGAGGAAAAAGCCAATGATGATCTTAATAAGGAAAGTGAAGACCGTCCCAACAAATTTGTTTTAACTGACATGAGCGAGGAACAGGTTGAAATCACAAAGGCTAGTTTGGAGGAGGAACTGGCTAGTTTAACAAAGGAGCGCTCAGATCTGGGTGATGAACAAAGAAGGCATGAACGCAATGCAGAGTCTGTAAGTGGTGATATGTTTGCAGAATGCCAG GAACTTCTTCAAATGTTTGGTTTGCCATATATAATTGCCCCAATGGAAGCTGAAGCTCAATGTGCATTTATGGAACTGGAGAATCTTGTTGATGGTGTTGTTACTGATGACTCTGATGTGTTATTGTTTGGTGCACGTAGtgtttacaaaaatatatttgatgataGAAAGTATGTAGAGACATATTTCATGAAG GATATAGAATCAGAGCTGGGTTTAACACGAGAAAAGTTGATCCGTATGGCAATGCTCTTGGGGAGCGATTACACTGAAGGTATCAG TGGTATTGGCATTGTGAATGCGGTAGAAGTCCTAAATGCATTTCCCGAGGTTGATGGCCTTCATAAATTTCGTGAGTGGATAGAATCACCAGATCCATCCATCCTTGGTAAGGTTGATGCTAGAGAAGGGTCGAGTACAAGGAAGAGAGGGTCAAATAGCAGTGTTGAAGAAACCTCTTTAAGTGTTTCAAggtcagatgatgatgatgctcaCAAGATGAAGCAGATTTTCATGGATAAGCAT AGAAATGTGAGCAAAAACTGGCATATTCCTTCTACTTTTCCAAGTGATGTGGTAATTTCGGCATATGCCTCCCCACAAGTAGACAAGTCCACAGAGCCTTTTTCATGGGGAAAGCCAGATCTCTTTGTTCTTCGCAA ATTGTGCTCTGAAAAGTTTGGATGGGGTACCCAGAAGGCCGATGAGTTGCTACAACCTGTTCTAAAGGAGTATAATAAGCATGAG ACTCAATTGCGGTTGGAAGCATTTTACACCTTTAATGAGAGATTTGCGAAAATTCGTAGCAAGAGGATTAGCAAAGCTGTCAGAGGAATTGCAGGGAGCAAAACCACTGAGTTAGTGGATGACAGTGAACAAGATCCATCCAAtggaaagaagagaaagaaagtgaAAACGGAACAGAGtaaagatgattccacacctacAGAAAAGTCTGAACCATCATTCCAAGAGGGACAGCGGAAAAACACCAAAAAGGGTTCAAGTGTTAGAGGAAGAGGCAGAGGAAGAGGTCAATCATCTGGAAAAGGAAGAAGTAAAAAGAAGCATACTCATGAACATTCTGGATCAAGTTCTGATGACAGAAATAGCAGCGACTATGTGCAAGAAGTGCATGCTGGACACTCTCATGGGGTACGAAAG TCAAAACGTGTTAGGAAGTCATTGATATCAATGACCATTGAAGACTCTGAAATCGATGAACCTACAACACTGGAAGATCATGCAGATGCTGCTGGGGATGAGGAAGACACTTTGGTCAGTACTGCAGCTCTCGATGTTGATGGAAGTAATGACCACGAAATCCCATTGTCGGGGAGTGGAACTCATGTTGATGAGGTTCAACTGGGTCAGAATTCTTGTCAAAATGATGTGGATGGTCCCGAGGAAGAATTATCTAGAGAGTACCTTCACATGGGGGGTGGGTTTTGCTTGGATGAGGATGAGGGTGACAAGGAGCCAGGATTATCTAATTGCAGCTCACAAGCTGAAGGTCTGAAAGAATCAGCTGCCCATGAAGTTGATGCAGAAGCATCTGATAGTGCATATGGTGCAGTGGATTCAGCAGCGGCTGGGTTGCAAAGGAACAATGAGCAGGATGATGATGGGATTAGACCTGTAACATACTTGTCTGCTATGCCCAACTTAAGGAAAAAGCGTAAGAAGGTATGA
- the LOC122603800 gene encoding benzaldehyde dehydrogenase, mitochondrial-like: protein MAARKMSSMFSSSHAPIFLRSSLGRYSGRGTRITKFSTAAALEEPITPPVKVEHTKLLINGQFVDAASGKTFPTLDPRTGQLIANVAEGDVEDVNRAVSAARKAFDEGPWPKMTAYERSRILLRFADLVEKHADDITALEVWDNGKPYEQAASDEIPLFIRLFRYYAGWADKIHGLTVQADGPHHVQTLHEPIGVAGQIIPWNFPLLMYSWKVGPALACGNTVVLKTAEQTPLSALYVSKLFHEAGLPPGVLNIVSGYGPSAGAALASHMEVDKLAFTGSTETGKIVLGLAAKSNLKPVSLELGGKSPFIVCEDANVDEAVDLAHAALFYNQGQCCCAGSRTFVHERVYDEFLEKAKAKALQRVVGDPFKKGVEQGPQVDSDQFNKILKYIRSGVDSGATLETGGERFGSNGYYIQPTVFSNVQDDMLIAKDEIFGPVQSILKFKNIDEVIRRSNASPFGLAAGVFTQNLDTANTLTRALKVGTVWINCFDVFDAAIPFGGYKMSGHGREKGIYSLNSYLQVKAVVTRLKNPAWL, encoded by the exons ATGGCTGCCCGGAAAATGTCATCTATGTTTTCCTCATCTCACGCTCCTATTTTCTTACGATCATCTTTAG GTCGTTACTCTGGCCGAGGGACCAGGATCACTAAGTTTAGTACAGCTGCTGCTTTAGAGGAACCAATAACTCCACCTGTCAAGGTTGAACATACCAAGCTCCTCATCAATGGACAGTTTGTGGATGCAGCTTCAG GAAAGACTTTTCCAACCTTGGATCCAAGAACAGGGCAACTTATTGCCAATGTAGCTGAGGGAGATGTTGAAGATGTTAATCGTGCAGTGTCTGCAGCACGAAAAGCATTTGATGAAGGCCCCTGGCCAAAAATGACAGCTTAT GAAAGATCTCGGATATTGTTGCGTTTTGCTGATTTGGTTGAGAAGCATGCCGATGATATAACAGCTCTTGAAGTTTGGGATAATGGGAAGCCATATGAACAGGCAGCCTCAGATGAAATACCATTGTTCATTCGTCTTTTCCGGTATTATGCTG GTTGGGCCGATAAAATTCATGGCCTTACAGTTCAGGCTGACGGGCCGCATCATGTTCAGACATTGCATGAACCGATTGGCGTTGCAGGCCAGATAATACCATGGAACTTTCCTCTTCTGATGTATTCTTGGAAGGTTGGGCCTGCATTGGCATGCGGTAACACTGTAGTGCTTAAAACTGCTGAACAGACGCCATTATCTGCCCTCTACGTGTCAAAGCTTTTCCATGAG GCAGGACTTCCTCCTGGTGTGTTGAATATTGTGTCTGGTTATGGTCCGAGTGCTGGTGCTGCTCTTGCTAGCCACATGGAGGTGGATAAG CTTGCTTTCACAGGATCCACTGAGACTGGAAAAATTGTTCTTGGATTAGCTGCAAAAAGCAATCTGAAACCAGTGTCTCTAGAACTCGGTGGTAAATCTCCTTTCATTGTTTGTGAGGATGCAAATGTTGACGAAGCTGTTGATCTGGCACATGCTGCTCTGTTCTACAATCAG GGCCAATGCTGTTGTGCTGGATCACGTACATTTGTGCACGAACGTGTCTATGATGAGTTCCTAGAGAAAGCAAAGGCTAAAGCCTTGCAACGTGTGGTTGGTGACCCTTTCAAGAAAGGTGTTGAACAAGGTCCCCAG GTTGACTCTGATCAATTTAATAAGATCTTAAAGTACATAAGATCAGGAGTCGACAGCGGTGCTACTCTTGAAACCGGAGGTGAAAGATTTGGTTCCAATGGATACTATATCCAACCCACTGTTTTCTCAAATGTCCAG GATGACATGCTAATAGCAAAAGACGAAATCTTTGGACCAGTACAGTCGATTCTTAAATTCAA gAATATCGATGAGGTCATCCGAAGATCAAATGCATCTCCATTCGGACTAGCTGCTGGTGTTTTTACACAAAATCTTGACACTGCTAATACTTTAACCCGTGCATTGAAAGTGGGAACTGTGTGGATCAACTGCTTTGACGTATTTGATGCTGCAATTCCTTTTGGTGGCTACAAGATGAGTGGCCATGGTAGAGAAAAGGGAATTTACAGCCTCAACAGCTACCTGCAAGTTAAGGCTGTCGTTACTCGTCTCAAGAATCCAGCATGGCTATAG
- the LOC122605693 gene encoding RING-H2 finger protein ATL46-like, giving the protein MDIREQRSVSRHAHVKMSWIKYEVYKNTPQISVTIHQTTTDTSSSQGIKISPAILFIIIILAVLFFISGLLHLLVRFLTKYHSSSTTFHHQPNNRYTNGSTTDTLQRQLQQLFNMNDSGLDQAFIDALPVFLYKEIVGAKESSFDCAVCLCEFCEMDKLRLLPACSHAFHIECIDTWLLSNSTCPLCRNALFSPGISMDNPVFEFDDTREAEERRLAAGLKTTDQPEQLVAEKGVFMVRLGKFRRLTEGEKETGETSSRKLDARRCYSMGSYEYVVGDMSLKLALNHKKESKDRKNDHKIVEGEEGEGNSKVNDDTEGKKISISAKTDSYSVSKIWLWSKKGKLANSSENQMHNPSSVDMELPWMGRMRE; this is encoded by the exons ATGGATATTAGAGAACAACGGTCGGTTTCTAGGCATGCCCATGTAAAAATGTCATGGATAAAATATGAAGTCTACAAGAATACACCTCAAATTAGTGTTACAATACATCAAACAACAACAGACACTTCATCTTCTCAAGGTATTAAGATCAGCCCAGCTATTCTTTTCATTATTATAATCTTGGCTGTTCTGTTTTTCATATCTGGTTTGCTTCATTTGCTTGTGAGAttcttgacaaaataccactctTCATCCACTACTTTTCATCATCAACCTAATAATAGATACACAAATGGTTCTACTACTGATACACTTCAAAGACAGCTTCAACAGCTCTTTAATATGAATGATTCTGGCTTGGATCAAGCATTTATTGATGCCTTACCGGTTTTCTTGTACAAGGAAATTGTGGGGGCTAAAGAGTCATCATTTGATTGTGCAGTTTGTTTGTGTGAATTTTGTGAGATGGATAAATTGAGATTATTACCTGCTTGCAGCCATGCTTTTCATATAGAATGTATAGATACATGGCTTTTATCGAATTCAACTTGTCCCCTTTGCAGAAATGCTCTTTTTAGCCCTGGTATCTCTATGGATAACCCGGTTTTTGAATTTGATGATACGAGGGAAGCAGAGGAGAGACGGTTAGCTGCTGGTTTAAAAACGACTGATCAGCCTGAACAACTTGTTGCAGAAAAAGGCGTTTTTATGGTGAGGCTTGGTAAGTTTAGGAGATTAACTGAAGGTGAAAAGGAAACAGGAGAGACTAGTAGTAGAAAATTGGATGCAAGAAGATGCTATTCAATGGGATCCTACGAATATGTGGTTGGCGACATGAGCCTTAAGCTAGCGTTAAACCACAAAAAAGAGTCAAAAGACCGAAAAAATGATCATAAGATTGTAGAAGGTGAAGAAGGGGAGGGGAATTCAAAAGTTAATGATGACACGGAAGGAAAAAAGATCAGTATATCAGCGAAAACCGATAGTTATTCTGTTTCTAAGATATGGTTATGGTCTAAAAAAGGGAAGCTTGCAAATTCTTCAGAGAATCAAATGCATAATCCATCTTCAGTTGACATGGAGTTACCTTGGATGGGCAGAATGCGAG AGTGA
- the LOC122603801 gene encoding UDP-glycosyltransferase 90A1-like translates to MLSSLPVDSTQTPQIVLFPFMAKGHTIPLLHLAQLLVARGITVTIFTTKENKSFIAKSLERCPDGCVSIVDLPFACNVEEIPRGVESTDKLPSISLFRKFAIATKCMQPYFEQALMNLSNVLCIISDGFLSWTLASANKFGIPRFSFYGMSNYVDAVNREVGFNRLLSGPESDDDFLTVTRFPWIKVTRNDYDEPFNLRDPRGPQFDFIMEVAMASLNSYGLISNSFYELEPLFIYYLTSEAKSKVWCVGPLCLAESSTNADQKPKWIEWLDLKQARGCLVLYVAFGTQAEISTQQLEAISSGLEESEVDFLWVVRKCETSVLDGLQEKVGERGMIVREWVDQREILNHESVKGFLSHCGWNSVLESICSGVPILAWPMMADQPLNARMVVEEIKIGLRVETCDGSVKGFVKPDGLKKMVKELMEGKKGKEARKKVKEVASAAKEAMAEGGSSWRTLNELVEELQSVRNSSKSNGVA, encoded by the coding sequence atgctttcaTCACTTCCTGTTGATTCAACACAGACCCCTCAAATAGTACTGTTTCCATTCATGGCCAAAGGCCACACAATCCCTTTGCTGCATTTGGCCCAACTTCTTGTGGCTCGAGGCATTACGGTCACAATATTTACCACCAAAGAGAACAAGTCTTTTATTGCTAAGAGTCTTGAGAGGTGCCCGGATGGTTGTGTCTCTATTGTAGACCTTCCGTTTGCCTGTAATGTTGAAGAAATACCTCGAGGTGTAGAAAGTACAGATAAGTTGCCTTCTATATCGCTCTTTAGGAAATTTGCCATTGCAACAAAGTGTATGCAGCCTTACTTTGAACAAGCACTTATGAATCTTTCCAATGTCTTGTGTATCATTTCTGATGGGTTTTTGAGTTGGACACTTGCATCTGCAAATAAGTTTGGGATTCCTCGGTTTTCGTTTTATGGTATGAGCAACTATGTAGATGCTGTGAACCGAGAAGTGGGCTTTAACCGACTCTTGTCAGGACCTGAGTCAGATGATGACTTCTTAACTGTGACTAGGTTCCCTTGGATCAAAGTCACTAGGAATGACTATGACGAGCCTTTCAATCTGCGGGATCCAAGGGGACCTCAGTTTGACTTCATAATGGAGGTAGCTATGGCGTCACTGAATAGCTATGGCTTGATTTCGAATAGCTTCTATGAGCTAGAGCCTCTGTTTATATACTATTTAACTAGTGAGGCAAAATCCAAAGTTTGGTGTGTAGGGCCTCTTTGCTTGGCCGAGTCTTCAACGAATGCTGATCAAAAGCCCAAATGGATTGAGTGGCTAGACCTAAAGCAAGCCAGGGGGTGCTTGGTCCTATATGTAGCATTTGGTACACAAGCAGAGATTTCAACACAACAGCTAGAAGCCATATCCAGTGGTTTGGAAGAATCAGAAGTGGATTTTTTATGGGTGGTGAGGAAATGTGAGACAAGTGTTCTGGATGGGCTTCAAGAAAAAGTGGGAGAAAGAGGGATGATCGTACGAGAATGGGTGGACCAAAGGGAGATTCTGAACCACGAGAGCGTGAAAGGGTTTTTAAGCCACTGCGGTTGGAACTCTGTTTTGGAAAGCATCTGTTCAGGGGTACCAATACTAGCATGGCCTATGATGGCTGATCAGCCTCTAAATGCAAGGATGGTGGTGGAGGAAATTAAAATTGGGTTACGGGTTGAAACATGTGACGGGTCGGTGAAGGGGTTTGTGAAACCAGATGGATTAAAGAAAATGGTAAAAGAGCTAATGGAAGGAAAAAAGGGGAAAGAggcaaggaagaaggttaaggaGGTTGCCTCAGCTGCAAAAGAAGCTATGGCAGAAGGTGGGTCGTCTTGGCGGACACTGAATGAACTCGTAGAAGAATTACAAAGTGTTAGAAACTCCAGTAAGAGTAATGGAGTGGCATAG